The genomic window CATCGATATCAATGGCCCCTGCGCTTGAAATGTTGTTGGCGCCACCGCCATTTGCAGTGATCGAGACGGCCCCACCTGATGACTGCACCGAGCCGCCGGTGCCGGTCAGATCAACGTCCGTGCCAGAAATCGTGATGCCGGTCGGACCGGTGACATTGCCCACATCCACCGCACCGCTGCTGGAGACGACCCTTGCCGTCGTGGTGGCCATCACATTATCCACGTCAACGTCGCCAGTGGCATCAATAGCCACTGAACCACCTGTTGCCGTTACACCAGTTGCTGTGACCGTTCCTGCATCTGCATCAATGTCGACAGACGCGCCCTGAATGGTCGTCGCTGATATCTGATTGGCAGTCAGTGTTACACCCGTGAGCGCCTGAACCGCCTGCAGAATGGCACTCCCGGCATTGGCAACCACAGAAACAAGACCGCCGGTGGAGGTGATTGACCCATTGGTAGAAACATTGCCAGTTGCAGCATCAATGGTGATATCACCGACGGCGGATGTATTGCCGCTCAGCGTCACGACATTGCCGTCGACATCCAGCGCACCCGCCGATGATATGTTGTTCGCACCACCGCCAGTTGCAGTCAGAGACACGGTGCCACCGGCAGCCGCAACATCACCATTGGCACCTGTGAAATCGATATCAGTGCCAGAAACGGTAACCCCGGTCGTGCCAGTGACATCGCCCACGTCGACTGCACCCGTACCAGACACAACCCGCGCCGTCGTTGTCGCTGACACGTTATCCACGTCGACATTTCCCGTCGCATCAATAGACGCAGATCCGGCGGAGGCTGTGATCGCGCTGGCCGTCACCGTCCCATTGTCGGCATCAATGTCGACCGAGGTTCCCGATAACGGTCCTGACAGAGCAACAGTGTCACCGTCGATGTCGATGGCACCCGCAGAGGAAATGTTGTTCGCACCACCACCTGATGCCGTCACGGAGACAGTACCGCCAGTCGACTGAATCGAGCCCCCGGTGCCCGTCAGATCCACATCCAAGCCAGAAACCGTGATTCCTGTTGTGCCGGTCACGTTACCAACATCGACTGCGCCGGTAGATGAAACCACGCGTGCGGTTGTCGTGGCCGATACGTCATCAACGTCAATGTTGCCGGTAGCATCAATTGACGCAGACCCAGATGACGCAGAAACGGCATTTGTCGTCACCGTGCCATTGTCGGCATCGATATCAATCGAGGTGCCGGTTACGGGTCCTGAAAGGGAAACGACATCACCATCGATGTCGATGGCTCCGGCCGCCGAGATATTGTTCACTCCGCCGCCCGACGCCGTCACCGAGACAGTGCCGCCGGTCGACTGCAGCGAGCCGCCGGTTCCTGTCAGATCAATGTCCGTTCCGGAAATCGTGATGCCGCCGGGCCCGGTCACATTGCCAACATCGACAGCATTTGCATCCGCTACGACCTGAACGGTCCCCGTGCCTGTCACATTGTCGACGTCAACCACGCCGACCACGGACCGTACCACCACCGTCGCACCGCCGGATACATCCCCCGCCGTCGTGCCGCCAGCACTGGTGATATCCAGATTGCCTACCGCGCTGGTCGAACCGGAGAGAATTACGACCCCGCCATCAATATCCATGGCGCCGGCAGACGATATGTTGTTGGCTCCACCCCCGCTCGCCCCAATCGTTGTCACACCGCCTGCGGCGATGACCTTGCCATTGGTCCCTGTGAGGTCGACATCAGTCCCGGAGATCGTGACGCTGAGATTCCCGCTCACGTCACCGACATCAACTTCGCCAGCGCTCGACACTACCCGCGCCACACCGGTCGCCGTGGCCGTCACATCGTCCACGTCAATGTTGCCGGTTGCGTCGACCAAGACGCTGGTGCCGGTCGCTGTGAGGGCGTTGGCGGTAACCGCACCGTTGTCCGCGTCAATATCGATCGAGTCACCGGTCAATAGTCCCGAGACAGTCACGTTGTCGCCATCAATATCGATAGCACCCGCCGCTGAAATGTTGTTGGCGCCTCCGCCCGACGCCGTTACCGAGACCGTACCGCCGGTGGACTGAAGCGAGCCACCGGTGCCGGTCAGGTCGACATCGGTGCCCGAGACCGTGATGCCACCGGGCCCGGTTACATTGCCCACATCCACCGCACCAGCACTGGACACAACCCGTGCCGTCGTAGTGGCGGAGACACCATCCACGTCCACATTGCCCGTCGCATCGATGGATGCGGACCCTGCTGACGCAGTAACAGCGTTCGCCGTAACAGCACCATTGTCGGCGTCAATATCCACAACAGTACCCGTGGTCGGGCCCGACAGCGTCACAACATCACCATCAATGTCGATGGCACCAGTCGCAGAAATGTTGTTGGCACCGCCACCGGTTGCAGTGACCGACACGGTGCCACCCGTCGACTGAAGAGACCCGCCCGTGCCGGTCAGATCGATGTCGGTGCCCGACAGGGTGATGTTGTTATCGCTCGAGACATTGCCAACCTTGACCGTGCTGCCGGTGGAAATCACTTCCGCCGATTGGCTGGCTGTGACGTCGCCAACGCCGACGCTGCCGGTCGCGCCAACACGCAGGAACTGGACGTTGAAGTCATCAGCGGTGACCGTTCCCGGTACCGCGTCTATGGCCCATGCGGATGTCGCCCCTGTCGCGTTGCCACTCAGGGTGACATTGGTGCCGACATCAATATCGACGATGCCCGCACCCTTTGAAATGTCGCCGTTGGTGGCTGTCAGCGACAGCGCGCCGTTGGTGGTTCGCAGAACAGTTGTCGTGCCGGTCTGGTTGCCGTTGGCAAGGTCGATGTCGCGGCCCGAAACGGTGATGCTTCCAAGCGCGATGAGTTCGGCCACGTCGATATTGCCGTTCGTGGCCTGAATGTTCACGTCTCCGGCTGTGGCCTGAAGGTCAGCCGCAATCGTCACGTCACCCGTGGTACCCGTGAACGCGACGGCACCTGTGCTGCTGTTGGTATTGCCGCCGGTGTTGAGCGGCCCCACGGCGTTGCCGATTGTCACGGCCGTGCCCTGCACGGATGCAGTGCCCGGCGCAACAATGGTCATGTTGTCCGTCTTAACCGCATCGGTCGCTGTCGCGCCCAACGCGCCGGCGGTGATGTCCACCCCGCCAAGCAACATGACGTCGCCGGACAAGGTGCCGACATTCTGCGCTTCCACGAGACCTTCCATATTGAGGAAGGCCCCACCGCCGACCCGTGACGCATCGGCAATCACCCGACCGCCGATGGCGCGGCCCGTGGAGGTCTGATGCACCACGTCACCGCCGGCAGCAGCCGTGCTCGACCCGCCGTCGATGATGAAGTCTGTCACCAGCAACTCGTTGAACGCCGCGCCATTGTTGCGGGCCGTGCTGGCGAATTTGATGCGGAAGGCTTCCGCCCCCCCCAGCAGCACGTCGCCGTGGGACGATGTCAGGTCACCGGAATTGGTGACCATCGGTGCCACAAGCGCAAGGAGTCCTGTGGTGTCGAGGTCCGCGCCATTGGCAACGATGATGGCCCCGGTGCCGCCGGCATCGGTGAAGGTGAACGTGCCCGTGGTCGGGTCGGTGGCCATGAAGGTGGCGTTGTCGATATCCGCCGTGGTGGCCAGCAGCGCCCCCACATCGATATTGGCGTTTGCGCCGAACGCCACCCCCGCCGGATTGAGGATCCACACATGGCCGTTGGACTGGAGGATCCCGTCAATCGTGCTCTGCGCCAGGGGCCCGGTGACCTTGTTGAGCGCAATCGACTGGTTGTTCAGCTGGTTGAAGATGACCGTGTCGCCATTGTCGATATTGAAGCTGTCCCAGGTGATAACGCTTCTGGGGTCCGTCCCGGTGTTGATGGTGACGTCACCCCCTGACGGCGTGATGCTGCCGCCGGCACCCCCGGCCACAAAGGTGCCGTTGGCGGGCGTCGCTGACGCGGCGGACGCAAAAAGAGCCACCGCCGACACGCCGCACATCAGCCGCGCGAGAGATTTCCGGATAAGGGATTTTCGGATCACGGGAGCATGCAGAAACATCATCCGCCATTCCCCCCGAACAGGCCCGAGACGGCGCCGTAGGCATCCTTTGCAACGCGGCCGACATTCGTCGTCAAAGAGAACAGGACCCGTGGGCTCTGAACGCCCTCGCCTTGTCCGCGCGGCTCGCGCATGGGTTCCGCATAGACAATCTCAGCGCGTGCATATTCATCAACCGTCACCCGCATCCCGACACCGGATGACGCAAGCGTATGCTGCGCAACCGCAGACTGATCCCGGTTCCAGTATTCGCCTACGTCCAGAAATCCGAAGAACTCAACATGAGTGCGGTCGTTGAAGGGGCGATGGCCAAGGCCCGTCAGTTCGATTGACCCGGCAATTGCCGCATCCCCGGTTGCTGCCCCAGGGTCATATCCGCGGATAATCGTGTAATTGCCAAAGGAGAATTCTTCCACAGCCATGAGCGGATCGCGCGCGTGCTGCCCCATGCCGCGCAGGTCCAGCCGGAAGGTCTGGAAAGTCGGCGTCGTGATGTTGGTTTCAGCAAGCAGGGACCACGCATTGGGTCGCGCTTCAGGCCGGGCGAGATTTGGCTCGCCGCGTTTGCTGGCCCCCATGATGCCCACACCCTTACGGGCTTCGACCCAGGTATCGATGGACCACCCGTCCCAGCTGAATTCACTTTCAGCGCCCAGATAGGCGGTGCGGGTTTTGTCGTTGCTCAATAGAACAGTCTGGTTAAACAGTTCGCCCTTCAGGTCCGCGTAATCCAGTCCGCCATAAAGATCGACCAGATTGGTCCGGTCCCGATAGATCGGGTGGCTGACTTCAAGCTTGCCGGTATAGCTGCGCGAGGTCGCGCCAAGCGTCGCCACGACGCCTGTTGGCTCGGCTTCCCCATAGGTCCCTTCTAGACGGACCTTGAGACCGCTGGCCGTCAGACCTCGCTCATAGGCCAGTTGGCCGACAAACTGCTCGCCCCAGTCCCGGGTCGTAAAGAACGAGGCCTGGATTTCATCGCCATAAAGCGCCAGCCCCGGGACACGGACAAATCCCGTAATGCCCTCGCGCCCCAGCGCCTCAGGCCCCCAATTGTGCATGTTGATGAGAAAGCGCGGCTCTTCACGCTTGGCCTCGGCAATGATCCGCATGGTGCCCGGCCCCTGCGTGCCACGGGCAAGGGACACATTGGCATTCAGTCCCGGGATGTCTGACAGCGCGGCAATGGCTTCTTCAACTGAAGCCACGGGAACGGGTCCCAGATTGTTCAGCTTGGACAACTGAGCTTCCGCCTGCCGCTTGGCAGTCGGCGACTCGCCCAGAACAACCACGCCCTCAATCTGGCCCTCGATGACCTGCAATTTGACCTGGCCGTCGGCGACACGCTGCGGCGGCAACACAACCCGCACATAGGGATACCCCTCGTCACGGAAGACGGCTTCCATGCCGGTGGCAATCCCGCGCAGCTCATCGAGCGTGACGTCCTGACCGATCAGGCCATCCGCCGCCGCAAGAAGCATGTCATCGCTTACAGCAGTTTCCTGCGGCAGCTCACTGACGCGCTCTAGTTCAATCGATTTGAGGGTGAGACGGGGTGCTTCGGTGGCCGGTGTCGGTGCGGTCTCCTGAGCAGCAGCTTCAACACGCGCCTGCTCGGCCGGCGGCACGGTTGCACCGGCAGGGACCGCAGGCGTCGGCAATACCGAACACCCGGCAGCCAGCCCGGCCCACAAGACCGTTAGCGCCAAAGAGGCTAAAGCCCGCACGAAAAATGCCCCCCCAAGGACAAAGGCAACGCAACAAACTGCACTAAGTGCAAAAGCCAGACCGCCCACCCCAAATGTGGCGCTCTTGCTTGCGTGCCTTTCAAGCCCAGAAATCTAAAGGTTTTCAGCGCGAATCTCACTGAAAAAGTTACCAAATTCTTAATACTGTGCCGAAACAGAACACAGGCGTCTGGGCCACGCGGATCACATGTGATCCAAAACGGCTCATTCCGCTTCCCCCGCCATGGCAGATTGTTTCAAACAGTGCAGCGCAAGAGCTCGCATGGGTGAGCGCGAAGTCGCTATAGTCCCATTCAAATCAACACCAGACATCGCGGAGACGACCCAATGATCGACGCCCTCAAACAGCTGCTTGGAGGTGGATCAGACCTGCCCGACGAGACAACCGTCGCGGTTGGCTTGTTGTTGGAGGTCATCCGGATGGATGATGACTATGATGCAGCCGAACGCACGGCGGTTGCGCGCACATTGTCGCGCCGGTTTGGAATGTCCGAAAGCGACGCAAGCCGCATGGTGGTGGAAGCGACGGCGAAACCCCGGACAACCTATGATGACAACCAACTTCTCAAATCGGTAAACCAGCATTTTTCACCCGAGCAGAAGACCGCATTGCTAGAGATGCTATGGGAAATTGCCCTGGCTGACGGGGAACTGCACCGGTTCGAAAATCACGCGATTCTCGCAATTGCCAACAAACTTGGCATGGGCCAGGCAGAACTCAATGCCACGCAGGCGACGGCCAAGGCTCGACTGGCTGCTTAGACTGTAAAGCGTTAACGACAACTAACTTGCATTAATGGCCTGAGTGACAGCACTGCGCGCCTGATCGACGACGCTTGCCCGCCAGCTGCCATCATCTGGATAAAACGCGTCCCGCATCTTCTGCTTGATCGCAGAAGCATCGCTTCCGGCTGGATCGCCATGCGCGGCAAGCCAGTTGTCCCACCGCAAAGCCCCCAGAACCGAAACCGGGTCCTGCGTGCCATATTCGAGGGCAATGCCCGCAGCATCCATATCCGGTGAAACCGCGTCAAAAAAGGCGCCGCCCATATCACCTGCCACCACAGCGGACACGCTGTCGCCGCCCGCCAGATCGGTCACGTCCGCGCCCCAGATGCGTTGGGCCCTTTTAACGTCGCTCGACGTCCCAAGCCCCAATTTCTCCCCATGGCCAAACGGGCCAAGCCCCGTGTGGATGTCAATAAAGCGAAACCGGGTCGCCTTGCTCGCAAGGCTCTGCATCAAAGTCCGAACCATTCCGTTGGACCATGAAGGCGCCGTCCCGCCAAAAAACAGCCCGTCCGGGCAGGTATACTGCCCGCCACTCACGGCCTGACGGAAGGCATCCATCCCGTGGGCGCCAATCCAGGTCAGCACTTCCCCATCCCAATGCTCCGGACGGTCGCCATAGTCCGCAGGCGCGATAATCGGGTGGATGGCTTCATAGGCTGAACTGTCTGGATGGCTGGACATGTGATCCACAAAATTCCGGTTGAGGTCGATATTTTCTTCATTCACACGTCTTTGGTGTGAAAATCCATATGGATTTACCGCGTGCACAAGAACGATCCGGGTATCTGTCGGCAAGGTGGCAAACAGGCCCGCCTGTACCAGGGATATCTGGCAGCCTGATCCACAATAGCCCTCAATCCCGTGCGTCCCTGATGTGACAAGCACCACGTGGGACGCGTCCTTTGGACCCTTTGAGGCAATGTCCGCGTAGAGCGCTTCTCCATCGCGACCTGTCGCAGTCGTGTTCTGAACAGCCTCCAGCTCAAACCCGGCCGCCTCACAGGCAGACAGAAACTTTGTGCGGGCCTCAGGGTAGGACGCCGAAAAACAAGCCTCCACGTCAGGCATGCTTGCGTCGGACATCAGTTTCTAACTCCAGGCAGGGCGCGGCGTCACAATGGGCCAACGCGGGTTGAACTTGTCAAAGAGGCCCGCCAGCTCAGCAAAAGCCAGCGCTTCACCTTCTATCTCAAGCTTACCGTCTCCCATCAGGGTCGCAGCATCCCTGACCTGAAGCATCAACAGTTTGAAATCCAGGGTCGCCAGTTTGAGCGTCGCCGTTGGACGGGGGTTCGAGCGCCCCGGGAAATAGTTGAGCACGCAATTCTCCAGCGTCAGCTCATAGCTCTCCTTGGTGTCCGTAAACTCGAAGTTGAAGGCAAAATTCTTGCCGTCTGCCTTGGGGCCATTGAGCCGAACAGCCATTGCCTGAAACAGGTTTTCAAGCGGCATGCCGGCAGCCATGCCCTCACTGACCTGCAGGGGCCGACCTTCCGGCACACCGTGACGCAGCTCCAGCGCACCACACAGATAGAAATTGCGCCACGGCCCGGATTCAGCCTGATACCCCAGCTGCTCAAGGGCATCCGCCGCCAGCAATTTCGCCTCGGTATTGGTCTCGTCTGCCATGATCACGTGGTTCAGCACTTCGGCCACCCAGCGATAATCACCGTCATCAAACGACTGCCTGGCCTGCGCAATCACATTGTCGGCGCCGCCCATGAATTTAACATAGCGGGCACCTGCTGCCGTGGGCGGGTGCGGGAAAAGATTGGCGGGATTGCCGTCAAAATGGCCCAGATACTTGACGTAAACAGCCTTCGCGTTGGCTGCGAGCGCGCCGTAATAGTCGCGGTTGTAGAATTCCTTTGCCAGCGACGTGGGCAATTCAAGCTGCTCGGCGACTTCTTCCTTGTTGTAACCCAAGTTCGCCAGACGCAGCGACTGGTCATGCACATATTTGTAGAGGTCACGCTGCTTCTTGAGGTAGTCCACCGCCCGCTCACGGCCCCAGATGGGCCAGTGGTGAGAGGCAAACTCGACTTCCAGCCGATCGCCGAACAGATCAATGCTTTCATTGATCTGAGCTGACCAGGCCAGCGCGTCACGCACCTGCGCACCACGCGGCGTATAGACATTATGCATGTGGTGAGACGTGATCTCTGACATGCAAAGCGCTTTGAACTGCGGGAAAAAGAAGACCATTTCCGCAGGCGCCTCGGTGCCCGGGGTCATCTGAAATTCAATTTCAATCCCGTCCAGGACCCGCGTTTCACCGGTTTCACAGATCTCGTCATTTGGGGGCACAAATCCCGTCGTCCCCATGGAGAGGGCCGCGCCAAGCCCGGTCGTCAAAAACGCCTTTGGATCCGGCTTCAGCAGATTACCGTACATATAGGTCGCGCGCCGCTGCATGACCGGACCCGCCAGGACGTTTTCGGACAGGGATTCCTGGGTGAACCCGACCGGTGTGACCAGCGGAATCTTGCCCGAAGCCACATCAGCAGGATCAACTACGCCCAATGTTCCCGCAAAATGGTCTGCGTGACTGTGGGTGATGATGATGGCCTTGACCGGCCGCTCTCCAAGCTCCCTGTTGGCAAGCGCCAGGGCGGCGGCGGAGGATTCAGACGATGTGAGCGGATCGATTACAATCCAGCCCGTTTCACCCTTGATGAGGGTCATGTTGGCAATATCGAAGCTGCGCACCTGATAAATGCCCGACACCACTTCAAAAAGCCCATGATTGAGGCCGTTGAGCTGCGCCATACGCCACAGGCTCGGATTTGCCGTGGCGGGGGCCTCACCTTCCAGGAATTTCACCGCCTCAAGGTCATAAGTCGTCTTGCCATCACTCTCCCGGGTGATGGTGATGGGATCAATGGTTGCAATGAAGCCGCGACCCGCATCCTCAAAGCTTTGCCTGTCTGAAAAATCCAGAACGCCATCCATGACCGCCGCATTGGCCGCAGCGGTTGTGGCGCTGGCCTCTTTTGGATTGATGTCCGACATTCCCTGATCCTCTCCCAAAATCACGCCGCATTTTGTGTGGTTTGCAGCGCGCGCTTTCACATTTTCTGGCAGTATGCGCGACCCGTAGCGTCTTCGCCATGAGTTTGATGACAGACATTATCCAACCAGCCAAAAAGTCTTCCTTTCTGAACTTCATTTGGCAGTTCATTCGAAATCCGAAAAGCGTCGGCGCTATTGCACCGTCGGGCGCCGTCCTGTCTCGCAAGATGGCGACCGGACTCGATGCGAACTCAAGGGTGCTGGAGCTGGGAGGCGGTACCGGCACGCTGACACGCGGCATCGCGAATGCAGGTGTCACCGGCAGCAATCTGACAGTGATCGAAATGAACCCGGACTTCATCCGCTCGCTCACCGAGCAATTCCCCGGAGCACGCATTGTCGATCATTCTGCTTTTGAAATTGAGACGCTGCCCGCAGAGGTGTGCGACCTCAATGCTGTTGTCAGCGGCTTGCCGCTTGTGAACATGTCACGCGACAACCATCGTGCGATCATGCGCGGCGCCTTCAGCCGACTGAAGCCGGGCGGGTGCTACCGGCAATTCACCTACCGGCCGCGCTGCCCGATTGGTCCTGATGTCCTGGAAGAGTTTGGCCTCAAGGCGACCTATGAAGCGATGGCGCTGCGCAATCTGCCTCCCGCCTTCGTTTACAGGATCGAGCGCACCTAGACCCCGTTTGCCTTGAAGAAAGCTGCCAACTTCGCTGCAAGCTCATCCTGCTTCGTCGCCGAGAAGAAGTGCCCGCCGGTATAGGTGTGCACATCAGCGGCTTCATAATTGTCAATGGCTGCCTCAACGGTCTCGGGCAATATCTCAGGATCATCCGTTGCGTAAACAAACTGCGTCGGAATATCAGCAGCAGCAATAGTCACGTGATCCGCAAGGCGGCTCGACATGGCATCACCGGTCAGCATGGACATCAGCATGCGTTGCGTACCCTCGACTTCAAACTGTGTCTTGAAGTGGTTCACCACGCGCCGCTGCTCTTCGGTTTCAACCCCGAAGCTTTCTCCACGATCAATGATCGCAGGCACCATGAGCAGGCGGCCGATCAGCGGCTTGACCACTGGCAGACTGGCAACTTGCAGCAGTCCACTGCGCGGCGCTTCAATAAGCGGCACCTGGAAACCCAGACCTGTCACCCGATCAGGATGGGCCGCTGCAAATCGGGCAATGACAGCCCCGCCAAATGACACCCCATAGAGCGACGTACGCTCGATCTGCAAATAATCGAGCAAGCCGAGCAATTGCTCACGCATGAAGTCGATGGAAAGGTCAGCATCCGGACGGTCTGAAAAACCGCGCCCATACTGATCGTAAGAAATGACCCGGTAACCCGCATTCAGAAAGGGCTGGTAGTACGCTTCGTAAGCAACCGACCCCAGCGTTGCACCATGCACAATCACCAGCGGTGTTGCATCCTTCGGACCCATGTCCTTATAGGCCGTGACACCAGTAGCAAGGGCCACAGTCTCATATCCGGAGCCCGTGCGGAATTCCTCTGCTGTCATTGTCTCGCGATCTGCCAGCGCATACGCGATAGCGACACCAACAACGAGCACTGCCAGAACGCCAATAATCCAGAACTTCCACATGAGGTCGCCTCCCGGTCTGAGTTGCGTTGCTAGTTCAGCATCTCAAGAGCAATGGCCGTTGCTTCGCCACCACCAATGCACAGGGAAGCAACGCCCTTTTTCTGACCTCGAGTGCGCAGGGCATTCATGAGTGTGACCATGATGCGGGCACCAGATGCGCCAAGCGGGTGTCCAAGGGCACACGCGCCACCATTCACATTGACCTTGTCGTGAGGCAGGCCAAGGTCATGCATCGCGGCCATGGCAACAACGGCGAAGGCCTCATTCACTTCATAGAGATCGACGTCATCCGTCGACCAGCCTGCGCGGTCAATGACCTTCTCAATGGCCTTGACCGGTGCCGTTGTGAACCACTCAGGCGCATGAGAGTTCGTCGCGTGCGCCCGAATGGCAGCGATGGGTTTGAGACCGCGCTTCTCAGCTTCAGACTGACGCATCATGACGAACGCGGCAGCCCCATCTGAAATGGAACTGGAGTTGGCCGCCGTGACCGTTCCGTCCTTGCGGAACGCTGGCCGCAGATTGGGGATCTTTTCCGGTGACGCTTTGAACGG from Candidatus Phaeomarinobacter ectocarpi includes these protein-coding regions:
- a CDS encoding alpha/beta fold hydrolase encodes the protein MWKFWIIGVLAVLVVGVAIAYALADRETMTAEEFRTGSGYETVALATGVTAYKDMGPKDATPLVIVHGATLGSVAYEAYYQPFLNAGYRVISYDQYGRGFSDRPDADLSIDFMREQLLGLLDYLQIERTSLYGVSFGGAVIARFAAAHPDRVTGLGFQVPLIEAPRSGLLQVASLPVVKPLIGRLLMVPAIIDRGESFGVETEEQRRVVNHFKTQFEVEGTQRMLMSMLTGDAMSSRLADHVTIAAADIPTQFVYATDDPEILPETVEAAIDNYEAADVHTYTGGHFFSATKQDELAAKLAAFFKANGV
- a CDS encoding alkyl/aryl-sulfatase; the encoded protein is MSDINPKEASATTAAANAAVMDGVLDFSDRQSFEDAGRGFIATIDPITITRESDGKTTYDLEAVKFLEGEAPATANPSLWRMAQLNGLNHGLFEVVSGIYQVRSFDIANMTLIKGETGWIVIDPLTSSESSAAALALANRELGERPVKAIIITHSHADHFAGTLGVVDPADVASGKIPLVTPVGFTQESLSENVLAGPVMQRRATYMYGNLLKPDPKAFLTTGLGAALSMGTTGFVPPNDEICETGETRVLDGIEIEFQMTPGTEAPAEMVFFFPQFKALCMSEITSHHMHNVYTPRGAQVRDALAWSAQINESIDLFGDRLEVEFASHHWPIWGRERAVDYLKKQRDLYKYVHDQSLRLANLGYNKEEVAEQLELPTSLAKEFYNRDYYGALAANAKAVYVKYLGHFDGNPANLFPHPPTAAGARYVKFMGGADNVIAQARQSFDDGDYRWVAEVLNHVIMADETNTEAKLLAADALEQLGYQAESGPWRNFYLCGALELRHGVPEGRPLQVSEGMAAGMPLENLFQAMAVRLNGPKADGKNFAFNFEFTDTKESYELTLENCVLNYFPGRSNPRPTATLKLATLDFKLLMLQVRDAATLMGDGKLEIEGEALAFAELAGLFDKFNPRWPIVTPRPAWS
- a CDS encoding class I SAM-dependent methyltransferase, with the protein product MSLMTDIIQPAKKSSFLNFIWQFIRNPKSVGAIAPSGAVLSRKMATGLDANSRVLELGGGTGTLTRGIANAGVTGSNLTVIEMNPDFIRSLTEQFPGARIVDHSAFEIETLPAEVCDLNAVVSGLPLVNMSRDNHRAIMRGAFSRLKPGGCYRQFTYRPRCPIGPDVLEEFGLKATYEAMALRNLPPAFVYRIERT